The following coding sequences lie in one Silene latifolia isolate original U9 population chromosome 5, ASM4854445v1, whole genome shotgun sequence genomic window:
- the LOC141656592 gene encoding uncharacterized protein LOC141656592 isoform X1: protein MATLSSPSSPHNSLFKSNNHNSLSPRRHNHRKPTLTTIVATVKPPPPGYDFRSTEISNLSRDAISKTHPQLLDLVDMGCLVRVQKDQFGPVPLWRTEFVEPDEIWLVSTTHVDPASKDHVDRVVRALRPDNVVVELCRSRAGIMYTPSSSSTRTQPRQDMKSNMFSLSGVEFFGAVGRSINLGGQTALALRILLAAFSSKISSDIDRPFGDEFRVARIVSEEIGAQLVLGDRPIEITLERAWKSLKWTEKMSLVSSVIRGITSSSDTSRDNVKKSDSADNPYQLYEKLSCSYPSLLQPLIHERDTYLAWSLKRSKAVNNCKTVVGVIGKGHLNGVIFALVSDLGDLRFRDLAGYRSSTGNSNWINKFLRDLVRDTVIGILLWALYEQLKSGFQV, encoded by the exons ATGGCAACTCTGTCATCTCCTTCGTCACCACACAATTCCCTCTTCAAATCAAACAACCACAATTCCCTCTCTCCTCGCCGTCACAACCACCGAAAACCCACCCTCACCACCATCGTCGCCACCGTAAAACCGCCGCCACCCGGTTACGACTTCCGGTCGACCGAAATTTCCAACCTTTCCCGTGACGCAATTTCGAAAACTCACCCGCAACTACTGGACTTGGTTGACATGGGCTGTTTGGTTCGGGTTCAGAAGGATCAGTTTGGGCCGGTTCCACTTTGGCGGACCGAGTTTGTTGAACCGGATGAGATATGGTTGGTAAGTACTACTCATGTTGATCCGGCCTCGAAAGATCATGTGGACCGGGTTGTTAGGGCTCTTCGGCCTGATAATGTTGTTGTTGAGCTTTGTCGTAGCAG AGCCGGGATTATGTACACTCCCAGCAGTAGCAGTACTCGTACTCAACCTCGACAAGATATGAAGTCCAACATGTTTTCCTTAAGTGGTGTTGAATTTTTCGGAGCTGTTGGTCGCAGTATAAACTTAG GAGGGCAAACTGCTTTGGCATTGCGGATTTTGTTAGCAGCATTTTCATCCAAAATTTCGTCTGATATTGATCGGCCATTTGGGGATGAG TTTCGAGTAGCTAGAATAGTATCTGAAGAAATCGGAGCTCAGTTGGTATTGGGTGATCGGCCCATTGAGATTACA CTTGAGAGGGCATGGAAGTCTCTGAAGTGGACTGAAAAAATGAGCCTAGTAAGTTCAGTAATTCGCGGTATCACATCTTCATCGGATACATCCAGAGACAATGTCAAG AAGTCCGACAGTGCTGATAACCCGTACCAGCTCTATGAGAAACTTAGCTGCTCTTACCCGTCTCTTCTACAACCGCTTATTCATGAACGTGACACG TATTTAGCATGGTCTCTGAAGCGAAGCAAAGCGGTAAATAACTGTAAGACGGTGGTAGGAGTAATAGGGAAGGGACACTTGAATGGAGTGATCTTTGCACTTGTCTCAGACCTCGGAGATCTGCGTTTCCGGGACCTTGCTGGATACCGTTCTTCAACTGGTAATTCCAATTGGATTAATAAATTTCTTCGAGATTTGGTGAGAGATACCGTGATTGGGATTTTGTTGTGGGCGTTGTATGAACAACTCAAGTCTGGATTTCAAGTCTAA
- the LOC141656592 gene encoding uncharacterized protein LOC141656592 isoform X2 has translation MYTPSSSSTRTQPRQDMKSNMFSLSGVEFFGAVGRSINLGGQTALALRILLAAFSSKISSDIDRPFGDEFRVARIVSEEIGAQLVLGDRPIEITLERAWKSLKWTEKMSLVSSVIRGITSSSDTSRDNVKKSDSADNPYQLYEKLSCSYPSLLQPLIHERDTYLAWSLKRSKAVNNCKTVVGVIGKGHLNGVIFALVSDLGDLRFRDLAGYRSSTGNSNWINKFLRDLVRDTVIGILLWALYEQLKSGFQV, from the exons ATGTACACTCCCAGCAGTAGCAGTACTCGTACTCAACCTCGACAAGATATGAAGTCCAACATGTTTTCCTTAAGTGGTGTTGAATTTTTCGGAGCTGTTGGTCGCAGTATAAACTTAG GAGGGCAAACTGCTTTGGCATTGCGGATTTTGTTAGCAGCATTTTCATCCAAAATTTCGTCTGATATTGATCGGCCATTTGGGGATGAG TTTCGAGTAGCTAGAATAGTATCTGAAGAAATCGGAGCTCAGTTGGTATTGGGTGATCGGCCCATTGAGATTACA CTTGAGAGGGCATGGAAGTCTCTGAAGTGGACTGAAAAAATGAGCCTAGTAAGTTCAGTAATTCGCGGTATCACATCTTCATCGGATACATCCAGAGACAATGTCAAG AAGTCCGACAGTGCTGATAACCCGTACCAGCTCTATGAGAAACTTAGCTGCTCTTACCCGTCTCTTCTACAACCGCTTATTCATGAACGTGACACG TATTTAGCATGGTCTCTGAAGCGAAGCAAAGCGGTAAATAACTGTAAGACGGTGGTAGGAGTAATAGGGAAGGGACACTTGAATGGAGTGATCTTTGCACTTGTCTCAGACCTCGGAGATCTGCGTTTCCGGGACCTTGCTGGATACCGTTCTTCAACTGGTAATTCCAATTGGATTAATAAATTTCTTCGAGATTTGGTGAGAGATACCGTGATTGGGATTTTGTTGTGGGCGTTGTATGAACAACTCAAGTCTGGATTTCAAGTCTAA
- the LOC141656593 gene encoding serine/arginine-rich splicing factor RS41 isoform X1 — translation MMRPIFCGNFDFEARSSDLERLFKRYGTVDRVDMKSGFAFIYMEDERDAEYAIKELDRTEYGRKGRRLRVEWTKHERGDRKPVSTKKSANLRPSKTLFVINFPYQTQTRDLERHFDPYGKIANVRIRKNFAFVQYEFLEDAIKALEATNMSKFLDRVITVEYSARGDDDDNRRNGHSPDRRDRDRSRRSPSPYKRVRRSPDYGAGSSPLAHRRERASPVYGNQSSRSPRRVERGSPDYNRKRSLSPRRDRRASPVYRGRGRSRSRSPRRVEKNGDAYGRRPSLNTSDAEEGAILEDRNGNGYGRQPSLDTSDREEGAILDDDPEPASPIRKSISRDRPIRESRSPVDERYSRSPLTRERSQS, via the exons ATGATGAGGCCAATCTTTTGTGGGAATTTCGACTTTGAAGCTCGTTCGTCAGATTTGGAACGTCTTTTTAAGCGTTATGGCACGGTTGATAGAGTTGATATGAAATCTG GATTCGCATTCATATATATGGAGGACGAGAGAGATGCTGAATATGCCATTAAAGAACTTGACCGTACTGAATATGGTAGGAAAGGGCGGAGACTTCGTGTCGAGTGGACAAAG CATGAACGAGGTGACAGAAAACCAGTCAGCACAAAAAAGTCAGCTAATCTGAGGCCTTCAAAAACGCTGTTTGTGATTAATTTCCCGTATCAAACTCAAACAAGAGACTTGGAAAGACACTTTGATCCCTACGGGAAGATTGCAAATGTTAGGATCCGGAAAAATTTCGCATTTGTTCAGTATGAATTCCTCGAAGATGCCATTAAGGCTCTGGAAGCCACAAACATGAG CAAATTTCTTGATCGAGTCATCACTGTGGAATATTCTGCtcgtggtgatgatgatgacaatagAAGGAATGGCCATAGCCCTGACAGGAGAGATCGTGATAGATCACGACGCTCACCAAGTCCTTACAAGAGAGTGCGAAGAAGTCCTGACTATGGAGCCGGCTCGAGCCCTCTTGCCCATAGAAGAGAGAGAGCTAGCCCTGTATATGGGAATCAATCAAGCCGTAGTCCTCGTCGAGTAGAAAGAGGCAGTCCTGATTACAACCGTAAAAGGAGTCTTAGCCCTCGTAGGGACAGAAGAGCATCTCCCGTGTACCGTGGTCGTGGCCGAAGTAGGAGTCGTAGCCCTCGCAGAGTAGAGAAAAATGGGGATGCTTATGGTCGTCGCCCAAGCTTGAACACGAGTGATGCAGAAGAAGGGGCCATTCTTGAGGACAGAAATGGGAATGGCTATGGTCGCCAGCCAAGCTTGGACACCAGTGATAGGGAAGAAGGGGCCATTCTTGACGATGATCCAGAACCGGCCAGCCCTATTAGAAAATCTATTTCAAGAGACAGACCTATTCGTGAATCGAGAAGCCCTGTTGATGAGAGATATAG TCGGTCGCCTCTGACTAGGGAAAGATCACAGTCTTGA
- the LOC141656593 gene encoding serine/arginine-rich splicing factor RS41 isoform X2: protein MEDERDAEYAIKELDRTEYGRKGRRLRVEWTKHERGDRKPVSTKKSANLRPSKTLFVINFPYQTQTRDLERHFDPYGKIANVRIRKNFAFVQYEFLEDAIKALEATNMSKFLDRVITVEYSARGDDDDNRRNGHSPDRRDRDRSRRSPSPYKRVRRSPDYGAGSSPLAHRRERASPVYGNQSSRSPRRVERGSPDYNRKRSLSPRRDRRASPVYRGRGRSRSRSPRRVEKNGDAYGRRPSLNTSDAEEGAILEDRNGNGYGRQPSLDTSDREEGAILDDDPEPASPIRKSISRDRPIRESRSPVDERYSRSPLTRERSQS, encoded by the exons ATGGAGGACGAGAGAGATGCTGAATATGCCATTAAAGAACTTGACCGTACTGAATATGGTAGGAAAGGGCGGAGACTTCGTGTCGAGTGGACAAAG CATGAACGAGGTGACAGAAAACCAGTCAGCACAAAAAAGTCAGCTAATCTGAGGCCTTCAAAAACGCTGTTTGTGATTAATTTCCCGTATCAAACTCAAACAAGAGACTTGGAAAGACACTTTGATCCCTACGGGAAGATTGCAAATGTTAGGATCCGGAAAAATTTCGCATTTGTTCAGTATGAATTCCTCGAAGATGCCATTAAGGCTCTGGAAGCCACAAACATGAG CAAATTTCTTGATCGAGTCATCACTGTGGAATATTCTGCtcgtggtgatgatgatgacaatagAAGGAATGGCCATAGCCCTGACAGGAGAGATCGTGATAGATCACGACGCTCACCAAGTCCTTACAAGAGAGTGCGAAGAAGTCCTGACTATGGAGCCGGCTCGAGCCCTCTTGCCCATAGAAGAGAGAGAGCTAGCCCTGTATATGGGAATCAATCAAGCCGTAGTCCTCGTCGAGTAGAAAGAGGCAGTCCTGATTACAACCGTAAAAGGAGTCTTAGCCCTCGTAGGGACAGAAGAGCATCTCCCGTGTACCGTGGTCGTGGCCGAAGTAGGAGTCGTAGCCCTCGCAGAGTAGAGAAAAATGGGGATGCTTATGGTCGTCGCCCAAGCTTGAACACGAGTGATGCAGAAGAAGGGGCCATTCTTGAGGACAGAAATGGGAATGGCTATGGTCGCCAGCCAAGCTTGGACACCAGTGATAGGGAAGAAGGGGCCATTCTTGACGATGATCCAGAACCGGCCAGCCCTATTAGAAAATCTATTTCAAGAGACAGACCTATTCGTGAATCGAGAAGCCCTGTTGATGAGAGATATAG TCGGTCGCCTCTGACTAGGGAAAGATCACAGTCTTGA